A window of the Streptomyces albireticuli genome harbors these coding sequences:
- a CDS encoding DUF1876 domain-containing protein yields MSGNKAWLVEISIKEHDHTVTAEARLTGRAPGPMVGEGTARCHPADENVPDIGDELAAARALNRLSDQLLDTAIKDIQSHTHERVHGIHN; encoded by the coding sequence ATGAGCGGCAACAAGGCCTGGCTCGTCGAGATCAGCATCAAGGAGCACGACCACACGGTCACCGCCGAGGCCCGGCTCACCGGCAGGGCGCCGGGTCCGATGGTCGGCGAGGGCACGGCGCGCTGTCACCCCGCCGACGAGAACGTACCGGACATCGGCGACGAGCTCGCGGCGGCCCGCGCCCTGAACAGGCTGTCCGACCAGCTGCTGGACACCGCGATCAAGGACATCCAGTCCCATACGCACGAACGGGTGCACGGCATCCACAACTGA